A stretch of DNA from Brevibacterium sp. CBA3109:
GCAGGTTATAGGAGGGCAATGGACCAGAGCTACTACCTCCATCTTGGGGATCCGCAGTTCTATGCACCCCTGCCCGAACCCGACGATGCATTCGGCGTGCCGATGCCGCCAGGTTGGGTGTCGCGAGCGTCGTCCGACTGGCTGGCCTTCGCGCCGGCCGGGCATGAGGGCCCGAGGCAGGGCTGGAAGATCCATGTCACGGCGACCGTGGACGACGCGGCTGCCTGCATCAAGCAGGTCGCGGACGTCCTGTTCGACAAGGAAACCCCCTTCAAGGTTTGCCGCACACGGCAACGCTACGTGCGGTCGAATTCGAAGTACGGAAACCGAGCGGGGTCCGGCAAACTCATCACGGTGTACCCGGCGGACGACAACCAGTTTGTTGCTTACCTCGATTTGCTCGAGGCGTCCACAAGGAACTTCAGACCCGGTCCGTACATACTCACCGACCGTCGTTGGAGAGACTCGAACGTCTATTACCGATACGGTGCATTCGTCAGGCAGGAGTTCGAACACGAAGGGAAGACCCTTCTCGGCATCGCCGACGAGTCCGGCCAGATGGTCGAGGACCAGAGAGTTCCCGGGTACAGCGTCCCCGACTGGGTGAACGTCCCCGCCAAAGTCCGCGAGGAGGAGCAATTCCGCGACCAGGAAGAAGGCTCTGGGCGATTGATCAACTATGGCATCGAATCGGCACTGCACTTCAGTAACGGTGGTGGCGTGTACTCGGGCCGCGACCAGAGGACCGATGAATCCGTGGTGCTAAAGGAGGGCCGACCACGGGCGGGTCTGGACGGCACCCTCGTCGACGCATTCGACAGAATCGGGCACGAGGCTCGCATGTTTCACCGGCTCGGAGCCTGCGCATACGTGCCGCGGAACATCGACGATTTCGTGGAGTGGGAGCACCGATTCCTCGTGATGTCGCACGTCGAGGGCACACACATGGGCAGGTACATTGCTGAGAACTACCCGTTCCAGCGGTCTCTGGACCCCTGTGACTACGTCGAATCGATCACGGAGATCGTGGCAGATGCGGTCGCGGGTCTCACCTCAATCCACTCCCGCGGCGTCGCTCTCGGTGATGTCCAGCCGACAAACATCATCATCCGCGAAGACGAGAGTGAGACTCGCGTGTGCTTCATTGACCTGGAGGCGGCCGGCAACCCTTCCAGCCCGGGCTCGAAAGCCCTCGCCACTCCGGGGTATTTCGCCAGGTTCGATGACCCGTTAGGGCACAGGGACTGGGTCGGGCTGCTGCGCGTGATCCGAATGGCGCTGCTGCCCATGGCCACCATGGAATTCATGGCCCCCGAGAAACTGCCGGCGATGCGCGCTTGGATACGCGCAAATCTCGGTGCAACAGCCGACGACTGCTTGCAGCAGGTGATCGACGCCGCACTGCACGAGGGCTACTCGATCACGGATCTTCCGGAGACCGAACCCCGAGCCTGGAACCGAGACGCCCAGAATGCTGATCGTCAGGCAAGCCTCCTAGACCAGCTCGGAGGAATGGTCATCGACCACTGCGATCCGACGACGACGCGCCTTGCGCCCGGAGATGTCAGGCAGTGGACGCGGGCCGGCGGGGACCTCAGCGTGGCCTACGGCGGTGCGGGCATCGCGATGGCCCTGTGGCGCAGCGGGCTCTCCTCCCGCCTTCCCCAGCAATGGGCAGAGCACTTGGCGGTCGAGGATCTGCTGGACACAGCGCCTGGCCTGCTTGCCGGTCGAGCGGGGATTGCATGCGTTCTAGCCGAAGTCGGCGACGAGGAGCGGGCCAAGGTGGTTTTCGACAGCCTGCGCCACGGCGACTCGCAATCGCTGGGCATCGATCTGGACTCCGGGCTGTCCGGAATCGGCCTCGGTCTCCTCGGCGCTTCCGAGCACTTCTCGTCCGAGGCGTACCTCGAAGCCGCTTGCCAGACGGCGGACCTCATCATGGCGAAGGGAACCGAAGAGGATGCGCTTCGACTTGACGAGACTGACGTGACTCCCACAGGACTGTTCTACGGGTGGGCTGGCCCATCGCTGTTCCTCTCCTGCCTGTCACGTAAAACCGGGTCAACGAAGCATCGAGAGGCAGCGGAGTCGTTCCTCGACAAGGAACTCGACCGACTAGACGCCCATCACGAGACGCGCTTGATCAGAGCGCCCGACGGGCGGCTGATGTCATATCTCTCCTTGGGCAGCGCCGGACTGCTCCTGCCGATGGCAGCGCTGGAACCGGATGCGTTCGATCAACGCTGGGCTGACGAGGTCGCAGGCATCATGCACGCCTCTACAACTCGGCCCTGCGCCAACTTCGGGCTCTTCCGCGGATTCGTGGGGCTGCAGTGGGCTACCAATTGGCTGGAGGCAACTGGCGCGACGAACAGCGATGAGAATCTGACGTCAATCCTCGCCGACGAGCTCGATCTCTACCTTATCGACGACAAGAGCGGCATAGCGACTCCCGGCGACTTCATGCTCCGCCGGTCGTGCGACCTCGCGACCGGGGCCAGCGGGTTGATCTGCGTCCTCAATGACATCGGAACTCGTCGTCTCAGCTGGCTCCCAGTGCTGTGCGGTGAAACCTTGATCACCGCAGTTCCAGGCCATCAACCACAGCGAACGGAATGAGAGGAGGTGAGAAAGGTGAACAATGTGCTCGAACTCCAGAAGTTGGAGCTGAAGGATCATGCCATGGCCGCACATCCGATCTCGACGTCGAGTCTCTTCAGCTGCACTGAAAGCACGATTAGCTTCCTCAATTGCGGCTGAGTAAGCACAAGGCGTGGCGATGCCCTCCCGTTCAATAGTTCGAGAGGGCATCGCCACACTCGCGGGGTGGCGTGGAGGCTACCCGGGACGGCTACGAGGCCCTCCGGCAGGCCGTCGACGTGAACAGCCTGGCGCTGCCCGCGACCGACGGCAAGATGATCCGGCACCTAGACACCGAGTAGGCGGATGACTCGGCACACCTTGGGGTCGTAAGAATTTACTCTTGCATCTCGGGGCGAGATCGCGATTGGTTCCAATCTCTCCAAAGTTTCATGAGATCAAATGCCTCCTCGGCTTGGATGGATATTCCTCGTTCCCCTGTGCGTCGGGTGCGACCTCGAATTGTCATCATGCGCGCAGTGAAGAGGCCCGAGGCCGCCTCCTGTTGGGCTTCTTGGAAGAACGTTACGTCGATGCATCCGGTGCCATCGTCGAGGCTGATGAACACCGTTCGCCTCCCGCTGCGCATGGGAGGTGTCTGAGTGGCGACTCGGACTCCAGCGACGAGCACCTCCGTCCCTGAGCGAAGGCCCAGCAGCTCGGATGCGTGGGTGAGGCCGAGGCCGTCGAGCATCGGCCGGTACAGGTCCATCACGTGGCCATCGACTTCGGTGGAGAGCACCTCGAGGTCAGTGGCGATGCGCTCCTCAGCGCTCGGGTCGGGAACGGCCGCGTCCACGAGCACCTCGTCACCGAAGAGCGGAACCTGATTCGGCTGCGGCATTACGGCCTTCTTATGGGTGCGGGCCGTGAGTTGGCGGACGTAAGCGATGATGCCGCCGCGGTGGGCTTGCCCGTGTTCGTCGCGGGTGAGGCTGTCGAACGCGCCGATGCGGGCCAGGCGCATCATCAGTGGCCGCGACGGGCGGGCACGTTCATAGAGGTCTGTGATGGAGGTGTACGGCTGGCCGTCCAGGATTCGGGTGAGCTCGACATCGGTGATGCCGGAGATGTCTCGGAAGGAGAACCGGATCGCCTTGATCCCGGGCGAGACCTGTTCCACCCGGTATTGGTCGGAGGATGCGTTGATGTCAATTGGCAGCAGCGTGATCCCGAGGCGACGGGCCTCTGCGACGAGGAGCCGGCGCGGGTACATGCCCGGGTCGTGTTCGAGGATGCCGGTGAGGAACTCGACCGGATAGTGCTGCTTCAACCAGGCGCTCTGGTAGGTCGGCAGCGCAAAGCTGGCCCCGTGTGCTTTGCAGAACCCGAACGATCCGAACGCGGCCACGTTGGTCCAGATGCGGTCGATCTCGCGATCCCGAAACAACCGCCGCCCCCTCTCATCGACGCGGCCTGCGGTCCGGGCGCGGAAGCGAGCTTCGATGGCGGCGGAGTCGGTGGCGAGAGCACGGCGGATCTCGTCAGCTTCGGCGAGACTGATGTCCATGCAGTCAGCGAGAACCCGCATCAGCTGTTCGTGGTAGATCAGCACCCCGTACGTCTCGGCGAGAAACGGCCGGAACCTGGGGTGCAGGTAGATGATCGGGGCGTAGCCGAGTTTGGCGTTAATGAACGGAGCGACCATGTTCGCCTGAATTGGGCCAGGCCGGAACAAGGAGATATCGGCGACGAGGTCCTCATATTGATCGGGCTGCATCTTGCCGAGGAGTTCCCGCTGCCCGGGTGATTCGATCTGGAAGCACCCGAGCGTGTGCGTGGACCTGATGAGCTCGAACGTGGGCTCGTCGTCGTGCGGGATCTGCTCGAGGTCGACTCGACCATCGGCGGCAACATACGGAGCATCGACGGGCAGCCTGCCTTCGACCGCGGCGGTCGCTCCGTTGACGCGAGCGATCTCGGTGAGGGTGTGAGCGATGGACGATTGCATCCGGACGCCGAGGATATCGAGTTTGAGGAGTCCGGCGTCGTCGATGTCGTCCTTGTCGAACTGCGACATGGGCAGCCCCATCCCGGACGGCTGGGTCGCGGTCAGCGAGAGGAGGTCGCTGTCGCCGAGGATCACTCCACAGGGGTGCATCGAGATGTGCCGCGGGAGCCGATCGAGACGCGCAGTGAGGTCGACGAGCAGATCGAGCTGCGCATCAGTCTTCACCTGGGCGGCGACATCCCGCAGCTCTGGTTTCGTCTCCAGTGCTTGTCGGAAGTCCGCCGGGTTAAAGCGCCAGATGTTCTTCGCGATCCGGTCGATCTGTGCGAGGTCGAGACCGAGGGCGGCGCCGGCGTCGCGAACAGCTCCGCGGGCACGGTACGTCGACTGCATCGACAGCAGCGTCACCCGGTGGTGGCCGTACCGGTCGAACACGGCCCGATAGATGTCGTGGCGGCGCGCGGACTCGACGTCGATATCGATATCCGGCAGCGTGGAACGGGCGTTGCCGAGGAACCTCTCGGAGAGCAGGCTGTGTTCGATCGGGTCGACGGCGGAGATGCGCAGCAAGTGGTTGACGAGACTGCCGGCGCCGGACCCGCGCGCCTGTACCCGGACCCCCATGTCTCGGATGAGGTCGACGACATCGGCGACGGTGAGGAAGTAACTCTCGAACCCGAACCCGCCGATGGTGGCGAGCTCATCACTGAGCCGGTCCCGCACCCGGCGCAAGCCGGTGCCGTACGCGTGCGGGTACCTGTCGGTGATCGCGGCCTCGCAGCGCTGCCGCAGCACCCGCACCGGATCAGCCCCCGCGAGTCCGATCGCCTCCAGCTCAGGCACTTTCGGGTGTCGCCATCGCAGATCCGTCTCCGGGCCGAGACGACACCAGTCGGCGACCCGCTCGGTGTGAGCAAGCAGATCGATGGCGTCATCGCGGCGCAGCCCCGCGTAATCGCAGATGCGGTACGCCAGATCGTGCATGACCGAGGCCGGCTTCAACCACGCCTGAGCAGAGTGAGGTTCGAACGCGCCAAGGGGCAGGAGGAACGCGGCTGAGTCGAGGACATCGCCGGTGATCGCGTCGTCCGGGCGGAGAAATCGGACCACGTTGGTGAGCACCACCGGCACCCCCTGGACACGGGCCAGTTGGAGCATGTCGGCGGCTTGCTGCAGGCTCGCCGCCGTACCGGGGCGAGTGTGGTGGCAGACGATCTCCACGGCGATACCGCCGGGCAGCCTCCGCTCCCACGCCTCGAGCAGGGCCCGGGCACGCGGGCGGTCGCCGTTGAGGACGGCGCGGCCGACATCGGAGCCGGGGCCGAGGAGCACCGTGGCGACGGGACCGGTTTCGCCGCTCAGGAATGCGGGTGCTTGGTCGGGGGTGATCCAGGCGCTGCGGTGGGCGGTGCCGTGGAGGGTGTGCTGGCGGCGACGCGGCGAGTGGGCGGCCGAGATGAGCCGGACCAGGCCGGCCCATCCGGCACCATGGTTGTGGCCGTGCGCGAGCACCGTGACCGTAGAGAGCTGACCGTTATCGTCGCGGGTTTGGAGGTTCGCGCCGACGATCGGGTCGATCCCGGCGGCGAGGCACGCGCGGACGTGGCGGATCGCCCCGAAGATGCCGTCATGATCGGTGATCGCTGCCGCATCAGCGCCGGCGACGACAGCTGCAGCGACGAGAGTCTCGGGGTGGGCGGTGCCGTGGTGAGCGGTGAACGCCGAGGCAACATGGAGATGGGTGAAGGAGGGCACGGACGCTCTAGTCGGAGACGACCCGGATCGACCATTGCGGCCCTGCACCAACCGCGAGGTCGAAGATGAGCATCTCACCGTCATCGAGCGCCTTGGCTTGCACCTGCCACATCGGCCGCTCGACCATGAGGGCGTTCTTCGTGCCCACGAGGTCCGTGTTGTCCTTCCACCAGCGGACCCGGGACATCCACGGGATGGGGCGGGCGCAGACAATGAAACGGCGACGGTGCCAGATGAACCGCTCCGGGGCGCCAGAGGAGGTCGTCCAGACGGTCGCGACTTCCTCGCGGTGCATCGTGTCCATGGCCCACTCCCTCCAAATCGAACAAATGTTCGATGATTCAGTGTAGATCCATGCACCGACATAGCCAAGGGCACCACCGTTGTGATCGGCTGACCCACGCCTCTGATCTGCTGCGACCGTTCTACAGTCCACGCTCGGAAGTCCGTCGCGCAGAGGTGCGCTCTGGCCGTGGGAGCGAGCTCGAGGAGTGCTGCGTCCGCAGCCGCGAGTAGGCGACCTGCGCGGTTCGCCGTTCGTCTGCCTGCTGCGGGGACTCCACATCTTTGTCTGACCCGAGCGGCGCCGCGCTTTGGATGTCGTAGCGCTGTCGATACAAGGCGATCGTCACTGCATGGGCCCGCCACCACTCCCGCTCTCGGGTGCTGGGCCCCGGTGCTCCGAGCTGCGTCGCCCAGCCGACCTTATGGTCCACCGCCTCGTCGAGAGCGGCACCGGCCGCCGCGTCGATGAGAGCTTCACGTTGGCGTAATGCGGTGCGCATGTCCTCGTCCAAGGGCTCAGCGGGGCGGGCGATGAGGCCTCCGACTCGTCCCGGCGTCGAGGTTCTGCCGTGGGTCATCTGGGCCGTGGCGGTATCGATCATCGACGCCAGGTGTGCGGCGGGGTCGGCTTCGTCGCTGGTCGGTTGAAGGCGTGGAGCCAGCGCGGTCAGGACGCGGGTGGGCGAATGGCCTGTTGCCTCGTGGCGGGTGATGGCGGCTTCAAGTTGTTCGTAGTGCGGGCTGGTGAACACATCGTCCGCAACGGCTTCAGGGAAGGGTGCGACGTCCAGATAGGCGGCGCTCCGCTCGACCTGTGCTTCCCGGGCGAGCACGTCGTACTCGTGCACCAGCGTGGCCAGAGATGCGTGCCGATCGACTTCGTGCTTCAGGGTTTCGGTGGCCGAGAGGTCAGCATCACTGCGGGCCAGCACGCGGTGCAGTTGCTCGATTCGAGTCAGCGGTTCCGCCGTCTCCAGGTGGGGTTCGATCTCGTGGGGGTCGGGCTGGATGATGTAGGCGGTGTTGTTCTGCTTGCCGCGGGTCATTGCCACGTAGAACAGCTCGCGGGACGCGGTCTCGGGATCGACGAGGGCGTGGACGGTGTCCACGCTGGCACCCTGCGCCCGGTGCACCGTGGTGGCATAGCCGAGCTCGACGTCCTCGGCGACATACTCCGCTGGCAGGACCAGCTCAGCCCCAGCAGGCTGGTCTCCGGGGCCGAGGCGGCGCACGGCCAGCGCCCCGTTCTCGAGCCTGCGGGCGACGGACCAGCGGTCGCCGTTCTTCACCCAGGACCGGCCGAGACTCAGCTGGCGGTCGTTGCGCCGTGTCACCACCAAGTCCCCTACCCCGGCAGTGGTGCCATCATGCAGCCCGATCCCGTCGCGCTCGACGCGCCCGTCCGCGATGAGGTCCTCGCGGGCGCGGGTGTTCAGCTCGGCGACCATCTCGGCGTTGCCCGCGATCATCAGCGTCGCCAGGCCTTCATCGCGGTCCTGCTGCCAGGCAGTGTAGGCGGCATCAAGCATCCGCTCGATGCTCCCGTCGACCAGCCGGCCGTGGTTCTCGTAGTCCTCGAGCACGGCGGTCTTGCCGCGGCGCAGGTCGAGGCTGGCGGTCTTCTCCCACTCGTGGACGAACCGGCGCGCGTCGGTCAGCGTCGGTGGGCCGGGACGGTGGCGCACGAGCATCCCGAACGCCCCGCCGGTTTCTACGGAACTGAGCTGAGCCGGATCACCGACGAGCACCAGCTTCGCCCCGGCCTGCCCCGCGTGTTCAGCGATCCGATCCAAGGTCAGCGTCCCGGCGAGACTGGCCTCATCGAGCAGGATCAGCTGGCCGGGCTGGAAGTCCCACCGGCCTCTCTCGTGCTCGTAGAGGAACTTGGCGGTGTTCTCGGCCTGCACGCCCAACGATTCCCCGAGGACTTCCGCCGCGGCCGCCGAGGGAGCCAAACCGATCACGGAGCCCTGCCCATGGCGGGCAGTCCAGGCACGGTGCAGCCCGCGCAGCGCGGTGGTCTTCCCCGCACCGGCGGGGCCGACCAACAGGTCCAGGCTCCGCCCCGAACAAGCGATGCGAGTCACGGCGGCGGCCTGATCATCGGCCAGCCTCACGCCCTGGATCTTCCGGGAGACGTGCCGGGCAACCATCCGGGATGGCAGTCGCGGCGCGGATGTGTCATCGGCGTGTTTCGGCAGGCGGTGTTCGGCGTCGAGGATCTCCTGACTGGAATAGGCGACCTGGTCGCTGGACTGGAAGCGGTTCCCACTCCCGTCGACGTAGTGCCCCGGCACCGCACGGTCATATTCGGGTGTCAGGCGCAGCGACTGGGCTTCCGCCCCGGCCACGATCTGATCCAGCACTGCGGTGCGCTCGGCCGGGGTGGTGAAGCGGGTGGACATGAGCTGACGCATGGCTTCAGCGTGCAGATTCCACCGCGTCCAGGTCGAGCGCCGATCCGCGACCGTCATCACCACCACCGCTGCCAGGTCCTCGACCTGTTGCGCGCCGAGGTCCTCGGCACGCAACCGGGACGCATCGGGTGTGCGGGTGAGCACGTCTTGCGCCCAGGTGGTTGCATCGGTGCCCAGCAGCCGGGTTGCACGCTCCCGCCAGTCTGCGGTGAGCTCAGCCAGCGAATGCAGCTCTTTTTCGGGCCGAGTTTCCAGGGTTGCTTGCTGGCGCAATCGTGCGATGGTGTCCGGGCTGGGCGCGTGCCCGTGAGCGTCCCGGTAGTCACGGATGAGCCGGTTCTTCGCCTGCTCGATACCCTCCACTCCCCCACTGCTGCCGGTGGAGCGTCGGGAGAACTCCGCGATCAACTCGGCAGGGATGCCGGTGATTTCCCAGCCGGTGTTCCTGTCCTTGCCTCGGTCGACGGGCTCCCAGGTCAGGCCGAGCAGGTCGGCGGTGTGGTCGATGAGGTAGGCGTTGTAGCTGGCCGAGAGAGCGACGGTGGCCTTGTGCAGCCGCCGCGAGTCCAGGCTCCTCCACTTCCCGTCCTCGCCTTGGACCTTGTTCGAGACCACCAGATGCGTGTGCAGCTGCGGGTCGGCGGCTCTCGAGTCGTAGTGGTCGAAGGCGGTGGCGATGACGCCGGTGATCGGCATCCGCGCGATCCCACCCTTGCCGACCCGGGTCGAGGCCACCCGCTCTTCCAGCATCGCGACGGTGTCGCGCATCGCGGCGTGATGGGCCTGTGCCAGCAGCTCTTGCATCGGTGCATCCGCAACACCCCAGAGGGTGCTCAGGGACTTCGGCGGGGAGAACGTCAGGTCGAAACCTGCAATGGCGCTCTTGGGCTTCCGTGCAGCCTCTTCGTCGCGGATGTCCTGGATCATGACCTCACGTTGCGCCGCCGGCATGTCCGGGGCGAGCTTTGCAACCCGGTCGGCAATCCGCTCACGCGGTGGGCGCAGGCTCGGGTAGGCGTGGCCGAGTTTCGCGCCGGTGACCGGGTGCACGCCCTGCCCGAGCAACCGGGCCAGGTGCTCCTCCGTCACGGTCGACCCCTCATCGACTCCGGTGCCGGTGCCGTCGTCCAGGGATGCCAGGCCGGTGCCGAGCCAGGTCCCCGGTGGGCTGCCGGACTCGGTGTAGTAGCGGGTCAACGGGGTGCCCAGGTCGCGGTCGCCGTCGCCGGCGGCGACGGCGACGGTTTTCAGGAGGTATTCGTAGCCGCGGCCGGCGGACATAGGGCGGATCGTCATCACCACGATGGCCCCCTCCCGAGACGGGCTCAGGAAGGGGCCGCCTCAGCGGGCAGGTGCGCGCAGCGCGCCGAGTCGCACCCTGGTGCCAACCGTGTGAGTGGTTCTCAAAGGCCTGGGGACCTCAGAAGCATCGGATGATCCAATGGGTCTATGGGGGCGTCCGGAGGCAGGACTGTGAGCGAGAAGCTCGTGAGGCGAACGGCTTAGGTGACTGACCCGGCTGGGGTCAACAAGTCGTCAACGACGCCCGCGAGGATCGTCCGCTCGACTCGGGCTGCGCACTTGACAACCTCCGAATGATCCCCCGGGATTCCGCCGTCCTGCTGCGATGGGCAGAATCCAGTAGCGGCGAGGTCCGCAAGGAGCCCGACCTTCGCCACGGGGTTGAGGGCCGCCGAGACATCGTTGAGTAGCCGTCGTGTAGCGGCTGCCGCCAGTTTGCCTGCGATTGCGCTGCCTGTGGCGCTCTGAACCTCTTTGCCGACGGCGGTGGCGATGTCCCCTGGAACGCTGGTGAGGGTTGCACATGCTTCGCCGATGGCCGCGGCTACGGCGCAAAGCAGATGGCTCTCGGAGCGTCGGAATCCGGCGGCAGCCTCACGACGACGCCTCGCCTTGGACCTCGCTCCGAGCACGTCTGCGACGCCTTCTGCAACTGATGTTCGTGCGCGTGCTGCGACCTCACTCCAGTCCTCGGTGCTCTTGGGATCGAGCTCGCCCGCTGCGAATGCGACGCCCACGTCCGCAGCTGCATTTGAGAGCCTGTCGAGGAACTTGCCCGTCGTCAGAGAACGCCATTCACAGCGATAGTAGTTCGGGTCAGACTTGGCTCGACACATAAGTCCCTCTCCTCACCAAACGCGGGACCAGAATTGACGGCCAGTCGTTGGCGCGTTCGGCGATGAAACTATCGCAACATCACCGGAGGAGGCCAACCACACCCTGTGAGTGACAGGCTTCGCTCGCAAGCCACCACTGCACATAGCGGTGACTCGATGGACAACAAGCCTGAACATCTAGGTACGGGACTGATGCAAGGAGAGGTGACAATTCGGGTGTCACGCTGCGACTGCAGGTGACTCAATAATTGCTTCGTACTCGACAGGTGTCAAACGACCCAACCGGGCTTGCCGCCGACGACGGTGATACGTCTGCTCGATCCACGTCACGATCGCGATTCTCAACTGCTCCCGACTCACCCACCGGCGACGGTCGAGAACGTTCTTCTGCAGCAGGGCGAAGAATGACTCCATGGCCGCGTTGTCGCCAGCAGCACCGACCCGGCCCATCGACCCAACAAGGCCGTGGCAAGC
This window harbors:
- the lanKC gene encoding class III lanthionine synthetase LanKC, producing the protein MDQSYYLHLGDPQFYAPLPEPDDAFGVPMPPGWVSRASSDWLAFAPAGHEGPRQGWKIHVTATVDDAAACIKQVADVLFDKETPFKVCRTRQRYVRSNSKYGNRAGSGKLITVYPADDNQFVAYLDLLEASTRNFRPGPYILTDRRWRDSNVYYRYGAFVRQEFEHEGKTLLGIADESGQMVEDQRVPGYSVPDWVNVPAKVREEEQFRDQEEGSGRLINYGIESALHFSNGGGVYSGRDQRTDESVVLKEGRPRAGLDGTLVDAFDRIGHEARMFHRLGACAYVPRNIDDFVEWEHRFLVMSHVEGTHMGRYIAENYPFQRSLDPCDYVESITEIVADAVAGLTSIHSRGVALGDVQPTNIIIREDESETRVCFIDLEAAGNPSSPGSKALATPGYFARFDDPLGHRDWVGLLRVIRMALLPMATMEFMAPEKLPAMRAWIRANLGATADDCLQQVIDAALHEGYSITDLPETEPRAWNRDAQNADRQASLLDQLGGMVIDHCDPTTTRLAPGDVRQWTRAGGDLSVAYGGAGIAMALWRSGLSSRLPQQWAEHLAVEDLLDTAPGLLAGRAGIACVLAEVGDEERAKVVFDSLRHGDSQSLGIDLDSGLSGIGLGLLGASEHFSSEAYLEAACQTADLIMAKGTEEDALRLDETDVTPTGLFYGWAGPSLFLSCLSRKTGSTKHREAAESFLDKELDRLDAHHETRLIRAPDGRLMSYLSLGSAGLLLPMAALEPDAFDQRWADEVAGIMHASTTRPCANFGLFRGFVGLQWATNWLEATGATNSDENLTSILADELDLYLIDDKSGIATPGDFMLRRSCDLATGASGLICVLNDIGTRRLSWLPVLCGETLITAVPGHQPQRTE
- a CDS encoding DNA polymerase III subunit alpha, which gives rise to MPSFTHLHVASAFTAHHGTAHPETLVAAAVVAGADAAAITDHDGIFGAIRHVRACLAAGIDPIVGANLQTRDDNGQLSTVTVLAHGHNHGAGWAGLVRLISAAHSPRRRQHTLHGTAHRSAWITPDQAPAFLSGETGPVATVLLGPGSDVGRAVLNGDRPRARALLEAWERRLPGGIAVEIVCHHTRPGTAASLQQAADMLQLARVQGVPVVLTNVVRFLRPDDAITGDVLDSAAFLLPLGAFEPHSAQAWLKPASVMHDLAYRICDYAGLRRDDAIDLLAHTERVADWCRLGPETDLRWRHPKVPELEAIGLAGADPVRVLRQRCEAAITDRYPHAYGTGLRRVRDRLSDELATIGGFGFESYFLTVADVVDLIRDMGVRVQARGSGAGSLVNHLLRISAVDPIEHSLLSERFLGNARSTLPDIDIDVESARRHDIYRAVFDRYGHHRVTLLSMQSTYRARGAVRDAGAALGLDLAQIDRIAKNIWRFNPADFRQALETKPELRDVAAQVKTDAQLDLLVDLTARLDRLPRHISMHPCGVILGDSDLLSLTATQPSGMGLPMSQFDKDDIDDAGLLKLDILGVRMQSSIAHTLTEIARVNGATAAVEGRLPVDAPYVAADGRVDLEQIPHDDEPTFELIRSTHTLGCFQIESPGQRELLGKMQPDQYEDLVADISLFRPGPIQANMVAPFINAKLGYAPIIYLHPRFRPFLAETYGVLIYHEQLMRVLADCMDISLAEADEIRRALATDSAAIEARFRARTAGRVDERGRRLFRDREIDRIWTNVAAFGSFGFCKAHGASFALPTYQSAWLKQHYPVEFLTGILEHDPGMYPRRLLVAEARRLGITLLPIDINASSDQYRVEQVSPGIKAIRFSFRDISGITDVELTRILDGQPYTSITDLYERARPSRPLMMRLARIGAFDSLTRDEHGQAHRGGIIAYVRQLTARTHKKAVMPQPNQVPLFGDEVLVDAAVPDPSAEERIATDLEVLSTEVDGHVMDLYRPMLDGLGLTHASELLGLRSGTEVLVAGVRVATQTPPMRSGRRTVFISLDDGTGCIDVTFFQEAQQEAASGLFTARMMTIRGRTRRTGERGISIQAEEAFDLMKLWRDWNQSRSRPEMQE
- a CDS encoding DUF6504 family protein, which codes for MDTMHREEVATVWTTSSGAPERFIWHRRRFIVCARPIPWMSRVRWWKDNTDLVGTKNALMVERPMWQVQAKALDDGEMLIFDLAVGAGPQWSIRVVSD
- the mobF gene encoding MobF family relaxase; this encodes MTIRPMSAGRGYEYLLKTVAVAAGDGDRDLGTPLTRYYTESGSPPGTWLGTGLASLDDGTGTGVDEGSTVTEEHLARLLGQGVHPVTGAKLGHAYPSLRPPRERIADRVAKLAPDMPAAQREVMIQDIRDEEAARKPKSAIAGFDLTFSPPKSLSTLWGVADAPMQELLAQAHHAAMRDTVAMLEERVASTRVGKGGIARMPITGVIATAFDHYDSRAADPQLHTHLVVSNKVQGEDGKWRSLDSRRLHKATVALSASYNAYLIDHTADLLGLTWEPVDRGKDRNTGWEITGIPAELIAEFSRRSTGSSGGVEGIEQAKNRLIRDYRDAHGHAPSPDTIARLRQQATLETRPEKELHSLAELTADWRERATRLLGTDATTWAQDVLTRTPDASRLRAEDLGAQQVEDLAAVVVMTVADRRSTWTRWNLHAEAMRQLMSTRFTTPAERTAVLDQIVAGAEAQSLRLTPEYDRAVPGHYVDGSGNRFQSSDQVAYSSQEILDAEHRLPKHADDTSAPRLPSRMVARHVSRKIQGVRLADDQAAAVTRIACSGRSLDLLVGPAGAGKTTALRGLHRAWTARHGQGSVIGLAPSAAAAEVLGESLGVQAENTAKFLYEHERGRWDFQPGQLILLDEASLAGTLTLDRIAEHAGQAGAKLVLVGDPAQLSSVETGGAFGMLVRHRPGPPTLTDARRFVHEWEKTASLDLRRGKTAVLEDYENHGRLVDGSIERMLDAAYTAWQQDRDEGLATLMIAGNAEMVAELNTRAREDLIADGRVERDGIGLHDGTTAGVGDLVVTRRNDRQLSLGRSWVKNGDRWSVARRLENGALAVRRLGPGDQPAGAELVLPAEYVAEDVELGYATTVHRAQGASVDTVHALVDPETASRELFYVAMTRGKQNNTAYIIQPDPHEIEPHLETAEPLTRIEQLHRVLARSDADLSATETLKHEVDRHASLATLVHEYDVLAREAQVERSAAYLDVAPFPEAVADDVFTSPHYEQLEAAITRHEATGHSPTRVLTALAPRLQPTSDEADPAAHLASMIDTATAQMTHGRTSTPGRVGGLIARPAEPLDEDMRTALRQREALIDAAAGAALDEAVDHKVGWATQLGAPGPSTREREWWRAHAVTIALYRQRYDIQSAAPLGSDKDVESPQQADERRTAQVAYSRLRTQHSSSSLPRPERTSARRTSERGL